One part of the Nitrospirota bacterium genome encodes these proteins:
- a CDS encoding tetratricopeptide repeat protein, translating into MDEHLQELYDLGKKLFEEGKYSEAEPLLRDVIRINPRYADVQNKLGVISNLNGDLKAAAGHFEKALELNPRYTEASLNLAVTYNDLGEFKRAQEVFTVAAQIAHPDPDMIDPYIAGKLANEHFKVGNMYLEFNMNDEAIEEYQKAVKLHPKLADVQTKLGIALRNKGNVEEAIVHFVKAKLINQNYGPAWVQLGLSYYMEGLTGLAFEEWQKALENNPNLKEAENYLKLLKKEEK; encoded by the coding sequence ATGGACGAGCATCTGCAGGAACTCTACGATCTGGGCAAAAAGCTCTTCGAAGAAGGGAAATACAGCGAAGCTGAGCCCCTTCTCCGTGACGTTATCAGGATAAATCCGCGCTATGCTGATGTGCAGAACAAACTCGGCGTCATCAGCAACCTCAATGGAGACCTGAAGGCTGCAGCAGGCCATTTTGAGAAGGCCCTTGAACTTAATCCGCGTTATACCGAAGCATCTCTTAACCTCGCCGTAACCTATAATGACCTCGGTGAATTCAAACGGGCCCAGGAGGTCTTTACCGTTGCAGCGCAGATCGCACATCCTGACCCGGACATGATAGACCCATATATTGCAGGAAAGCTTGCAAACGAACATTTCAAGGTCGGCAATATGTATCTCGAATTCAACATGAACGACGAGGCAATAGAAGAATATCAGAAGGCGGTCAAGCTCCACCCGAAACTTGCAGATGTTCAGACAAAGCTCGGCATCGCGCTCAGGAATAAAGGCAACGTAGAAGAGGCGATCGTGCATTTCGTAAAGGCAAAGTTGATCAATCAGAATTACGGCCCTGCCTGGGTGCAGTTAGGTCTGAGCTATTATATGGAAGGCCTCACCGGTCTTGCCTTTGAGGAGTGGCAGAAAGCCCTTGAGAACAACCCAAACCTGAAGGAAGCAGAGAACTATCTCAAGCTCTTGAAAAAAGAGGAAAAATAA
- a CDS encoding FAD-binding protein, which produces MNDLSGLLPGKTSTEPEDLLCYGFDASGLEASPGAVVWAEDVLDVVKVMHYAQERNIAVSPRGAGSGMTGGSIPSQGAVVLSTERLNRILEIDRENLTVLVEPGVINGKLQRELERHRLFFPPDPSSMNFCTIGGNVAENAGGARALKYGVTRDYVIGLEAVLPDGRIINTGVKTAKGVVGYDLTRLLVGSEGTLAFITKIRLKVLPLPEDVITLLALFPDLEPAGNAVQQIIAEGIVPRTLEFLDAETIRAVENYKTIGLPQGTEAMLLIELDGAPPVITRDAEKITALCRKLHGEIIMAENELARLKLWEARRAISPALFHISPTKINEDIVVPRSRLSEMLKRLKMLSESTGIKIVNFGHAGDGNIHVNLMVDKANKEEYEKAQKLVQEIFRITLELGGTISGEHGVGLTKQNYIAMEIHPAELELMQKIKQAFDPNNLLNPGKIFP; this is translated from the coding sequence ATGAATGACCTTTCAGGACTCCTTCCCGGAAAAACATCCACAGAACCTGAGGACCTCCTCTGCTACGGCTTTGATGCCTCGGGCCTTGAAGCATCTCCTGGCGCTGTTGTCTGGGCGGAGGACGTGCTTGATGTCGTCAAAGTCATGCATTATGCCCAGGAGCGAAACATAGCGGTCAGCCCCCGGGGAGCCGGCTCAGGCATGACCGGAGGATCGATCCCCAGCCAGGGAGCTGTTGTACTGAGCACCGAGCGGCTGAACAGGATCCTTGAGATAGACAGGGAAAACCTTACGGTCCTTGTTGAGCCGGGGGTGATCAACGGTAAGCTGCAGCGGGAACTTGAGCGCCATCGTCTTTTTTTCCCTCCTGACCCCTCAAGCATGAACTTCTGCACGATCGGCGGCAATGTCGCTGAAAATGCAGGCGGAGCGCGCGCACTGAAATACGGCGTTACCAGGGATTATGTCATCGGCCTTGAGGCAGTGCTCCCGGATGGAAGGATCATCAACACAGGTGTCAAGACCGCAAAGGGGGTTGTCGGTTATGATCTGACCCGCCTCCTTGTCGGCTCAGAAGGGACACTCGCTTTTATAACCAAGATCAGGCTCAAAGTGCTCCCTCTGCCTGAGGATGTCATAACCCTTCTTGCTCTTTTCCCCGACCTTGAACCTGCCGGAAATGCCGTGCAGCAGATCATCGCAGAAGGTATTGTGCCGAGGACCCTCGAATTTCTGGATGCCGAGACCATCCGGGCAGTTGAGAACTACAAGACCATAGGCCTTCCTCAGGGGACCGAGGCGATGCTCCTGATCGAACTCGATGGTGCGCCACCGGTTATCACGCGCGATGCGGAAAAGATCACCGCGCTCTGCAGGAAACTCCATGGGGAGATCATCATGGCAGAAAATGAGCTTGCACGCCTGAAGCTTTGGGAGGCTCGCAGGGCGATCTCTCCGGCGCTTTTTCATATCAGCCCCACAAAGATCAATGAGGATATTGTGGTGCCAAGGAGCAGGCTCTCAGAAATGCTGAAAAGACTGAAGATGCTTTCTGAAAGCACAGGGATAAAGATTGTGAATTTCGGCCATGCAGGAGACGGCAATATTCACGTAAATCTCATGGTGGACAAGGCAAACAAGGAAGAGTATGAAAAGGCGCAGAAACTCGTCCAGGAGATATTCAGGATAACCCTTGAACTGGGCGGCACGATTTCGGGCGAGCATGGCGTGGGACTGACCAAGCAAAATTACATTGCCATGGAGATCCACCCGGCAGAACTCGAGCTTATGCAGAAGATCAAGCAGGCCTTTGACCCCAATAACCTGCTGAACCCCGGCAAGATCTTCCCATAA
- the ccsA gene encoding cytochrome c biogenesis protein CcsA: MDNILLALAIVSAAFYVFGYYRVPFLFAGLILQISYLFVRGISLDRMPLVGPHDTLFFLSASIVLFALPVAWRMKEREKVLHASVGMAVVFMAVSFLYKPHNSPLPPVLQTFWFETHVAFSFFSYALFGIAAILGVMFMINRDREFDLVQYKINLVGYCLFSAAMIFGGIWAYLAWGTYWLWTPKELWTVILWLYYSLYLHARLRPWWSGRPLSAMSVAGFLIVLFTYLGVSLLMKSSHSF; this comes from the coding sequence ATGGACAACATCCTCCTCGCCCTGGCCATCGTCTCAGCAGCGTTCTATGTCTTTGGCTATTATCGCGTACCCTTCCTCTTTGCCGGTCTTATTCTTCAGATCTCCTATCTCTTTGTCCGGGGAATCTCGCTTGACCGCATGCCGCTGGTAGGGCCGCATGATACGCTTTTCTTCCTGTCTGCCTCTATCGTACTTTTCGCCCTGCCTGTTGCCTGGAGGATGAAAGAACGGGAAAAAGTGCTCCATGCCTCAGTCGGCATGGCCGTTGTCTTCATGGCCGTCTCATTTTTATATAAGCCGCATAACAGTCCGCTGCCGCCGGTGCTCCAGACATTCTGGTTCGAAACCCATGTGGCGTTTTCATTTTTTTCGTACGCGCTGTTTGGCATTGCCGCAATATTGGGCGTCATGTTTATGATAAACAGGGACCGCGAGTTCGATCTGGTCCAGTACAAAATTAACCTGGTCGGGTACTGCCTCTTTTCTGCAGCCATGATCTTCGGCGGCATCTGGGCATATCTGGCATGGGGCACCTACTGGCTCTGGACTCCCAAGGAACTCTGGACCGTCATCCTCTGGCTCTATTACAGCCTGTACCTGCATGCACGTTTGCGGCCATGGTGGTCAGGAAGGCCTCTGTCTGCCATGTCGGTTGCCGGTTTTCTTATTGTTTTATTTACGTATCTTGGGGTGAGTCTCTTAATGAAAAGCTCACACTCGTTTTAG
- a CDS encoding ABC transporter ATP-binding protein produces the protein MSLLGVRDLNIFFRSASEPVNVVSSLNFDIKESEIFGLAGESGCGKSITALSVLGILPASAHAEGEISFKGRNLLTLDRESVRRIRGNEISMIFQEPMTSLNPVLTIGYQIAEVLMTHKAMNKKDSMDKAIELLRSVRIPSPELRAGEYPHQMSGGMRQRVMIAMAIACSPALLIADEPTTALDVTIQAQILELIQGLREEKKMSILFITHDLAIISENASRVAIMYAGRIMELAGTADIFSNPRHPYTMGLLDSLPQQKGKALKPIPGFVPRPEALPPGCKFSDRCSHVRNYCRQQEPQLSEIALNHFSRCIRAKEISWSF, from the coding sequence GTGTCCCTGCTCGGTGTTAGGGATCTCAATATCTTTTTCCGCTCTGCCTCAGAACCCGTAAACGTCGTATCAAGCCTCAATTTCGATATTAAAGAATCTGAGATATTCGGCCTGGCCGGCGAAAGCGGCTGCGGCAAGAGTATTACCGCACTTTCTGTTTTAGGGATTCTGCCTGCATCCGCCCATGCTGAGGGAGAAATATCCTTCAAGGGCAGGAACCTCCTTACGCTTGACAGGGAATCGGTAAGACGGATACGCGGCAATGAAATATCCATGATCTTCCAGGAGCCGATGACCTCACTGAACCCTGTGCTTACCATAGGATATCAGATAGCAGAGGTGCTGATGACCCATAAGGCCATGAACAAGAAAGATTCCATGGACAAGGCAATCGAACTCCTCAGGTCAGTCAGAATCCCCTCGCCAGAGTTACGGGCGGGAGAATATCCTCACCAGATGTCAGGCGGCATGAGGCAGCGCGTCATGATCGCCATGGCAATCGCCTGCAGTCCCGCGCTGCTCATAGCAGACGAGCCGACAACAGCGCTTGATGTAACGATACAGGCGCAGATCCTTGAGCTCATTCAGGGGCTCAGGGAGGAAAAGAAGATGTCGATCCTTTTCATTACCCATGACCTTGCGATCATCTCTGAAAATGCTTCCAGGGTCGCGATTATGTATGCGGGAAGGATCATGGAGCTTGCCGGGACAGCAGACATATTCAGCAATCCGCGCCATCCCTATACCATGGGCCTGCTTGATTCCCTGCCCCAGCAGAAGGGCAAGGCCCTGAAGCCGATACCCGGGTTTGTGCCAAGGCCTGAGGCCCTTCCTCCCGGCTGCAAATTCTCTGACCGATGCAGCCATGTGCGCAACTATTGCAGGCAGCAGGAACCGCAGCTGTCTGAGATCGCATTGAACCACTTTTCGCGGTGTATCAGGGCAAAAGAGATATCATGGAGCTTCTGA
- the hisC gene encoding histidinol-phosphate transaminase translates to MNIRKLVKKEVASLRAYQAKEIPCRIKLDANESPYGFEGALKAVGTILTNRYPDPEAKALKAVLAKDLGVRPQNLLQGNGSDELIYYLIATFGGPVLYPVPTFSMYGIIGQALGEKKKEIPLDQDFDIDLDRMVAALRKEKPKIVFLSSPNNPTGNCFSSEKILKIIDESKGLVVVDEAYQPFASDKGFVPLLRDYKNLVIMRTLSKIGLAALRFGFIVADEEIIDEVNKVRLPFNVNALSQAVAVEALKKKKALKAAIRGIAAERDRMITAMESIRGVTPFPSEANFILFRVKEPLKIYGRLLEDGILVRNISDAVAGCLRVTVGTPKENVLFLRALEKVV, encoded by the coding sequence ATGAACATACGAAAGCTCGTTAAAAAAGAGGTCGCATCTCTCAGGGCATATCAGGCAAAGGAGATCCCCTGCAGGATAAAGCTCGATGCCAATGAAAGCCCGTATGGTTTTGAGGGCGCACTGAAGGCTGTCGGAACGATATTGACGAACCGCTATCCTGATCCTGAGGCAAAAGCGCTGAAAGCGGTCCTTGCAAAGGATCTCGGGGTAAGGCCACAGAACCTGCTTCAGGGCAACGGCTCTGATGAGCTCATCTATTACCTTATTGCCACCTTTGGAGGGCCGGTCCTCTATCCTGTTCCTACCTTCTCTATGTACGGGATTATCGGCCAGGCCCTTGGCGAGAAGAAAAAAGAGATCCCCCTTGATCAGGATTTTGATATTGACCTTGACCGCATGGTGGCTGCCCTCAGAAAAGAGAAGCCGAAGATTGTTTTTCTGAGCAGTCCCAATAATCCGACAGGCAACTGCTTTTCTTCTGAAAAGATCCTGAAGATTATCGATGAATCAAAGGGCCTCGTTGTTGTTGATGAGGCGTACCAGCCGTTTGCAAGTGATAAGGGTTTTGTTCCCTTGCTGCGCGACTACAAGAATCTTGTGATTATGAGGACGCTGTCGAAGATCGGTCTTGCAGCCCTCAGGTTCGGCTTTATCGTCGCTGATGAGGAGATCATCGATGAGGTGAACAAGGTGAGGCTGCCCTTTAATGTGAATGCCCTTTCCCAGGCTGTTGCGGTCGAAGCGCTCAAAAAAAAGAAGGCGCTGAAAGCAGCGATACGGGGGATAGCTGCCGAGCGTGACAGGATGATCACTGCAATGGAGAGTATCAGGGGAGTGACGCCTTTTCCTTCAGAGGCGAACTTCATCCTCTTCAGGGTAAAGGAGCCTCTTAAGATATATGGCCGGCTCCTTGAAGACGGAATACTTGTCAGGAATATCAGCGATGCTGTCGCCGGCTGTCTCAGGGTGACCGTCGGCACGCCAAAAGAGAATGTCCTGTTCCTCAGGGCACTCGAAAAAGTCGTATAA
- a CDS encoding HD domain-containing protein, producing MELVDLLNLRLWFPRYCKSFSSENEEERKNFTLKELHTLNVSANMVSIARAILQDRNKVFIAEAVGLLHDVGRFPQYAQYRTFRDSKSVNHGRLGAEVIRERNVLASLPPHEQELIVDAVRFHNAYAIPEGLDPEKKFFLKMIRDADKLDIWRVFAEYYKKDPSERESAAGLGLPDRPECSDNVLACLAERRLSRLSDLRTLIDFGIMQLTWIYDLNFPVSFRLASECGHIERIISSLPQTEKISKAVAVLRQHMNNGAAH from the coding sequence GTGGAGCTTGTTGACCTTCTGAACCTCAGACTGTGGTTCCCCCGGTACTGCAAGTCATTCTCTTCTGAGAATGAGGAAGAACGAAAAAATTTCACTCTCAAAGAGCTGCATACCCTGAATGTCTCTGCAAATATGGTTTCGATTGCCCGGGCGATACTTCAGGACAGAAATAAGGTGTTCATTGCCGAGGCAGTCGGCCTGTTGCACGACGTCGGCAGGTTCCCTCAGTATGCTCAATACCGGACCTTCAGGGACAGCAAATCCGTGAATCACGGAAGGCTCGGTGCCGAGGTGATCAGGGAAAGGAACGTGCTGGCTTCACTGCCGCCCCATGAACAGGAACTTATCGTTGATGCGGTCAGATTTCATAATGCCTATGCCATCCCTGAGGGGCTCGATCCCGAGAAAAAATTCTTTCTCAAGATGATACGTGATGCTGACAAACTCGATATCTGGCGCGTATTTGCCGAATATTATAAAAAAGATCCGTCAGAGCGGGAGTCAGCGGCAGGTCTCGGTCTGCCTGACAGGCCGGAATGTTCGGATAACGTCCTGGCATGTCTTGCGGAACGACGGCTTTCCAGGCTCTCCGATCTTAGAACACTGATTGACTTTGGCATAATGCAGCTCACCTGGATTTATGACCTCAATTTCCCGGTTTCATTCAGGCTTGCCTCAGAGTGCGGCCATATCGAGAGGATCATCTCGAGCCTCCCTCAAACAGAGAAGATCTCAAAGGCAGTTGCAGTATTGAGGCAGCATATGAACAACGGGGCAGCGCATTGA
- a CDS encoding sensor domain-containing diguanylate cyclase, translated as MIELLSDPQTAYALVIASLTAFVFFFIGKASGGIFERKRLLNDQKEFEKRLSLSESGKNDMRRQIDELKKQNEKYIYFVVRIPETVKHLNSSLTFDETISSVIRVTKDLVNTECIEVYIYNEAKGVLTLEAAYGSKRKEAVSMAVGEGYIGRAAELKVMLSQENSPPGSRTADSQIMHAAPMIFRGRLVGVLGLGRLINPTGDEKRLIAMVTDLAAVSLQNCERISTAQEEANTDALTKLYNRKYFAERSIDEAQKALSYNFPISIFMFDIDHFKKYNDQNGHAEGDYLLRELGRLLKKHTRSRDVVARYGGEEFIVMLPNTDKQGAAIYAEKIRNMIETTLFKHREKQPLGFVSISGGVATFPADGDTIETAIKLADAALYKSKESGRNRVMLFEHSRLT; from the coding sequence ATGATAGAACTGCTGTCTGACCCACAAACAGCCTATGCTCTTGTCATTGCAAGTCTGACCGCGTTTGTCTTCTTCTTCATCGGTAAGGCTTCCGGCGGCATCTTCGAGAGAAAGAGACTTTTGAACGACCAGAAAGAATTTGAAAAGAGGCTTTCTCTTTCGGAATCCGGGAAGAATGATATGCGGCGGCAGATCGATGAACTGAAAAAACAGAATGAAAAATATATCTACTTTGTTGTCCGCATACCGGAGACGGTAAAACATCTGAACTCAAGCCTCACCTTTGACGAGACCATATCATCGGTTATCAGGGTAACGAAAGATCTTGTCAATACTGAATGCATTGAAGTCTATATCTATAACGAAGCGAAGGGGGTGCTTACGCTTGAGGCCGCCTATGGGTCGAAAAGGAAAGAGGCGGTTTCCATGGCTGTCGGTGAAGGTTATATCGGCAGGGCAGCGGAGCTGAAGGTGATGCTTTCCCAGGAAAACAGTCCGCCGGGCTCAAGGACAGCCGATAGTCAGATCATGCACGCAGCGCCGATGATCTTCAGGGGACGTCTGGTTGGCGTACTCGGTCTTGGCAGGCTTATCAACCCTACGGGCGATGAGAAACGGCTCATTGCGATGGTGACAGACCTTGCTGCAGTATCCCTGCAGAACTGCGAGAGGATTTCGACGGCTCAGGAGGAGGCGAATACCGACGCCCTGACAAAACTTTACAACAGAAAATATTTTGCGGAGCGTTCTATTGATGAAGCACAGAAGGCCCTCAGCTATAACTTCCCCATATCGATCTTCATGTTCGATATTGACCATTTTAAGAAATACAACGACCAGAACGGTCATGCCGAAGGGGATTATCTCCTGAGGGAGCTTGGCAGACTCCTGAAGAAGCATACACGGAGCCGCGATGTCGTTGCGCGGTACGGCGGAGAGGAATTTATTGTCATGCTCCCCAACACGGACAAGCAGGGTGCGGCAATCTATGCCGAAAAGATCAGGAATATGATAGAGACCACGCTCTTTAAGCACCGGGAAAAGCAGCCCCTTGGTTTTGTGTCGATCAGCGGTGGTGTCGCAACTTTTCCTGCGGATGGTGATACAATAGAAACAGCGATAAAGCTGGCAGATGCGGCTTTGTATAAATCCAAGGAATCAGGCAGGAACAGGGTAATGCTCTTTGAGCATTCCCGGTTAACGTAA
- a CDS encoding ATP-binding cassette domain-containing protein produces MELLNVRGLTKHFAMSSSFGKAKQVLRAVDGVSFSINEDSVVAIVGESGCGKSTVARLVLRLITPTSGSVLFKGKDLFSFDRKELKMFRKSAQIIFQDPFASLNPRRTVYDTVSEPLVIHKLAEHAEMRDRVAGILNTVGMGPETMNRYPHEFSGGQRQRICIARALAVSPELIIADEPLSALDVSIQAQILNLLHDLKHTSKIAFLFISHDLRVVRYFSDEVNVMYLGKIVEHAKTEELFDKPYHPYTEVLLASAPKIINRDGLRVLRNESKEFSWLAGDTQVTQHTARITDLGDLPSPVNIPSGCPFHPRCPKRFGPCDRIIPELKEKNGRLVACHLWHTV; encoded by the coding sequence ATGGAGCTTCTGAACGTCAGGGGTCTGACAAAGCATTTTGCAATGTCCAGCAGCTTTGGCAAAGCCAAACAGGTTCTCAGGGCAGTTGACGGCGTCAGCTTTTCGATCAACGAAGACAGCGTTGTAGCGATCGTCGGCGAGAGCGGCTGCGGGAAATCAACGGTTGCCCGTCTTGTGCTCAGACTGATCACCCCGACATCCGGCAGCGTTCTTTTTAAGGGAAAAGATCTTTTCAGCTTTGATCGCAAAGAACTCAAGATGTTCAGAAAGTCTGCGCAGATCATCTTCCAGGACCCCTTTGCATCGCTGAACCCAAGAAGGACTGTATATGATACCGTCTCAGAACCCCTCGTGATTCATAAACTTGCTGAACACGCTGAAATGAGGGACAGAGTAGCCGGGATTCTGAACACGGTCGGTATGGGGCCTGAGACCATGAACCGCTATCCCCATGAGTTCAGCGGCGGCCAAAGACAACGGATATGCATAGCACGCGCTCTTGCTGTTTCTCCTGAGCTGATCATTGCAGACGAACCCCTTTCTGCTTTGGATGTCTCGATACAGGCCCAGATATTGAACCTGCTGCACGATCTTAAGCATACGTCAAAGATCGCGTTTCTTTTTATCAGTCACGATCTGAGGGTCGTCCGGTATTTCAGCGATGAAGTCAACGTCATGTATCTTGGGAAGATCGTAGAGCACGCAAAAACAGAAGAACTTTTTGATAAGCCCTATCATCCCTATACCGAGGTACTGCTGGCATCTGCACCGAAGATAATAAACCGTGACGGGTTACGAGTGCTGCGTAATGAGTCTAAAGAATTTTCCTGGTTGGCAGGAGATACACAGGTCACGCAGCACACAGCACGCATTACGGATTTAGGCGATCTGCCAAGCCCTGTCAACATCCCTTCAGGTTGTCCGTTTCATCCGCGCTGCCCAAAACGCTTTGGGCCCTGCGACAGGATTATTCCTGAGCTGAAAGAAAAAAACGGAAGGCTTGTTGCCTGCCATTTATGGCATACGGTCTGA
- the hisB gene encoding imidazoleglycerol-phosphate dehydratase HisB: MRKARIERKTKETQIAAEMKLDGTGTYTIKTPIPFFDHMLTLMCKHGLFDMKLVAKGDVEIDDHHTVEDTGIVLGKVLKEALGDMKGINRYGQASVPMDEALAQVSLDISGRQYLVYNVAFPKKSKLREFDPDLIEDFLQAFAGSAGITLHVNVLYGRNTHHIIEAIFKALGRALKQAVAIDPRVKGVPSTKGSL, translated from the coding sequence ATGAGAAAAGCCAGGATCGAGAGAAAGACAAAAGAGACACAGATAGCGGCCGAGATGAAGCTTGATGGTACCGGCACCTATACGATAAAGACGCCCATACCCTTTTTTGATCATATGCTGACCCTCATGTGCAAGCACGGCCTTTTTGATATGAAGCTCGTGGCAAAGGGCGACGTTGAGATTGATGACCACCATACCGTCGAAGACACCGGCATTGTTCTTGGCAAGGTCCTTAAGGAGGCCCTCGGCGACATGAAAGGTATTAATCGCTACGGCCAGGCATCGGTCCCGATGGACGAGGCATTGGCCCAGGTGAGCCTTGATATCAGCGGCAGGCAGTATCTTGTGTATAACGTCGCCTTTCCGAAGAAGAGCAAGCTGAGGGAATTCGATCCTGATCTTATCGAGGACTTTCTTCAGGCCTTTGCAGGCAGTGCAGGCATCACCCTTCATGTCAATGTATTATATGGCAGGAACACTCACCACATCATAGAGGCGATCTTCAAGGCATTAGGCCGGGCATTAAAGCAGGCAGTTGCGATCGATCCAAGGGTCAAGGGCGTTCCCTCGACGAAAGGATCGCTTTAA
- a CDS encoding diguanylate cyclase, whose translation MNFSLRQKIFLGYIVMISFTLLVGMYAIFSLKELNAITRTIVFNSVAINEKLTRLNDSILAQDLYEKRSLLLQQQDAENLFWVRSRDFRNLLGEISKTENYVSANIDALISLHEKYNALFTREIQLIKDHKNQDAQEISGHDLKLHFNKILLALKDIDLKIKAQQNIHVNQSNSLSERALLIMIVLSATSFVFGLLFATLLTNHLNAAIERLKEATNSIRSGDFDSMPEIKGADELADLAISFREMSSRLKELEVINLDANPLTKLPGNLAIEKELLTRLNETQSFSFCLIDLDNFKAYNDRYSYARGSELIKWMAEMLTAIKKEYGAPDDFLGHIGGDDFVIICSPDRIQKICTQIIEEFDKGIIAHYDPEDAKKGFIISIDRNDKPAMFGIMTVSLAVVNTDRTLVRDPMEISQKVAELKQYAKSFAKSIYIMDRRRVR comes from the coding sequence ATGAATTTTTCCCTACGGCAGAAGATCTTTCTCGGATATATCGTGATGATATCCTTTACGCTGCTTGTTGGCATGTATGCCATTTTCAGCCTTAAGGAACTCAATGCCATTACGAGGACCATTGTCTTTAATTCCGTCGCGATCAATGAAAAACTGACGAGGTTGAACGACAGCATTCTGGCTCAGGACCTGTATGAAAAAAGGTCTCTCCTTCTCCAGCAGCAGGATGCCGAAAACCTGTTCTGGGTAAGGAGCAGGGACTTCAGGAACCTTCTGGGGGAGATCAGCAAAACCGAGAATTACGTCAGCGCCAACATCGATGCGCTCATTTCCCTGCACGAAAAATACAATGCGCTTTTTACCCGTGAAATCCAGCTTATTAAGGACCATAAAAACCAGGATGCGCAGGAGATATCCGGCCATGACCTGAAATTGCATTTCAATAAAATTCTCCTTGCACTGAAAGATATAGACCTGAAGATCAAGGCCCAGCAGAACATTCATGTCAATCAATCGAATTCCCTGAGTGAACGTGCCCTGCTCATCATGATCGTACTGAGTGCAACATCCTTTGTCTTCGGCCTCCTTTTTGCCACACTCCTGACAAACCACCTTAATGCTGCGATCGAGCGGCTGAAAGAGGCGACAAACTCGATCAGGAGCGGAGACTTTGACAGCATGCCCGAGATTAAGGGAGCGGATGAGCTTGCCGATCTTGCCATATCATTCAGAGAGATGTCATCACGCCTCAAGGAACTTGAGGTAATAAACCTTGATGCCAATCCCCTGACAAAACTGCCAGGGAACCTGGCGATAGAAAAGGAACTTCTCACGAGACTGAACGAGACGCAGAGTTTCTCTTTCTGTCTTATTGATCTGGACAATTTCAAGGCATACAATGACCGGTACAGCTATGCCCGGGGCAGCGAACTGATCAAATGGATGGCTGAAATGCTGACTGCCATCAAAAAGGAATATGGTGCGCCTGATGACTTTCTCGGCCATATCGGCGGCGATGATTTTGTGATCATCTGTTCGCCTGACAGGATCCAGAAAATATGCACCCAGATTATCGAGGAGTTCGATAAAGGGATTATCGCTCATTACGACCCCGAAGACGCCAAAAAGGGCTTTATCATATCGATTGACCGAAATGACAAACCTGCCATGTTCGGCATCATGACCGTCTCTCTGGCGGTGGTCAATACGGACCGCACCCTTGTCAGGGATCCGATGGAGATATCCCAGAAGGTAGCGGAGCTCAAACAGTATGCAAAGTCATTTGCCAAGAGCATCTACATCATGGACCGCAGAAGAGTCCGGTAA
- a CDS encoding cytochrome c biogenesis protein ResB, whose product MKILKTILGFFISLRTAIWLLIGLICLLLFGSLVMPNHEEFLALHTVALFDWMQEMPMSIAWWLWACLAVLSLLTANTLVCSVESLARKRESRQWLLIISPQVMHIGFLFILLAHLLSSYGSFKGITYAYQGSVFQLPNNLEVRFNKVNADVDAAGYVKDWSADIEYFKDGKTLSHDRILPNSPSFKEGLGIYIKTMKVAPFPVAMIEVSREPGAPWALVGGIFFMAGMVTLLFLKIRQEDPMNPDSKD is encoded by the coding sequence ATGAAAATACTGAAAACAATACTGGGCTTCTTCATCTCTCTCAGGACAGCCATTTGGCTCCTGATAGGGCTTATCTGTCTTCTCCTCTTCGGGTCGCTCGTCATGCCAAACCATGAGGAATTTCTTGCCCTTCATACGGTTGCGCTCTTTGACTGGATGCAGGAGATGCCGATGAGCATCGCCTGGTGGCTATGGGCCTGTCTCGCAGTTCTGTCCCTGCTCACTGCCAATACGCTGGTATGCAGTGTCGAGTCGCTCGCAAGAAAACGTGAATCACGGCAATGGCTTCTGATCATATCCCCCCAGGTTATGCATATCGGATTTCTTTTCATCCTGCTTGCCCATCTGCTGAGCTCATATGGCAGCTTTAAGGGAATTACCTATGCATACCAGGGGTCAGTCTTCCAGCTGCCGAACAATCTTGAGGTGAGGTTCAACAAGGTGAATGCTGATGTTGATGCAGCAGGCTATGTAAAGGATTGGTCAGCAGATATCGAATATTTTAAGGACGGCAAAACGCTTTCTCACGACAGGATCCTTCCCAACAGCCCGTCATTCAAAGAAGGCCTTGGCATCTATATCAAGACGATGAAGGTAGCTCCCTTTCCCGTTGCCATGATCGAGGTGAGCAGAGAGCCGGGGGCCCCCTGGGCCCTTGTCGGCGGCATCTTCTTCATGGCTGGCATGGTAACGCTTCTCTTCCTGAAGATCAGGCAGGAGGACCCGATGAATCCTGATTCGAAGGATTGA